Proteins co-encoded in one Lysobacter solisilvae genomic window:
- the pstA gene encoding phosphate ABC transporter permease PstA — protein MPMKPASQHLYRRRRLGNAVAVILATAAAILGLLFLGWILWTLVAKGLGHINVALFTQNQPPPLEAGGLKNAFFGSLVMCAMGLLIGTPLGIAAGTWLAEYGNARKLGTTVRFVNDILLSAPSIVLGLFVYAIFVAKPGPDSDPLLGFSALSGGIALAFIVLPVVVRTTDEMLRLVPTQMREAALSLGVPQWKVTMQVLYRSALPGIVTGVLLALARISGETAPLLFTAFGNEFWSTDVTEPMAAVSVVMYNFAGKGYENWEHIAWAGALVLTLFVLTISLAARALLLRNKITHD, from the coding sequence GTGCCCATGAAGCCCGCCTCGCAGCACCTGTACCGTCGCCGCCGCCTGGGCAATGCCGTCGCCGTCATCCTGGCCACCGCCGCCGCGATCCTGGGCCTGCTGTTCCTGGGCTGGATCCTGTGGACGCTGGTCGCCAAGGGCCTGGGGCACATCAACGTGGCGCTGTTCACGCAGAACCAGCCACCGCCGCTGGAGGCCGGCGGCCTGAAGAACGCCTTCTTCGGCAGCCTGGTCATGTGCGCGATGGGCCTGCTCATCGGCACGCCGCTCGGCATCGCCGCGGGCACCTGGCTGGCCGAGTACGGCAACGCGCGCAAGCTGGGCACCACCGTGCGTTTCGTCAACGACATCCTGCTGTCGGCGCCCTCGATCGTGCTGGGCCTGTTCGTGTACGCGATCTTCGTGGCCAAGCCCGGCCCGGACAGCGATCCGCTGCTGGGCTTCTCCGCCCTGTCCGGCGGCATCGCGCTGGCCTTCATCGTGCTGCCGGTCGTGGTGCGCACCACCGACGAGATGCTGCGCCTGGTGCCCACGCAGATGCGCGAAGCCGCGCTGTCGCTGGGCGTGCCGCAGTGGAAGGTGACGATGCAGGTGCTCTACCGCTCCGCCTTGCCCGGCATCGTCACCGGCGTCCTGCTGGCGCTGGCGCGCATCAGCGGCGAAACCGCACCGCTGCTGTTCACCGCCTTCGGCAACGAGTTCTGGAGCACCGACGTGACCGAGCCGATGGCTGCGGTATCGGTGGTCATGTACAACTTCGCCGGCAAGGGCTACGAGAACTGGGAACACATCGCCTGGGCCGGCGCGCTGGTGCTGACGCTGTTCGTGCTGACCATCAGCCTGGCCGCGCGCGCGCTCCTGCTGCGCAACAAGATCACCCACGACTGA